A window of the Gemmatirosa kalamazoonensis genome harbors these coding sequences:
- a CDS encoding sensor histidine kinase → MTDAGRGLSIERRLPLLMTAVLAAVLATSLVLTYRTLASTARATTAARLQQVARLLTSMSEQTQRQRAATLSRAARDSTLVGVLRRAAAGASLSAAAIDSARAVLTRLELPNDSGLPATLVTADGRPVAKLGLAVEPPPVPELTPASLPNARGDSVHTGPPFQAGGRVYYHVVVPVHDGPQRLGYIVLLRRLSNNPSVVRQLHDLIGEDAALYIHQRENPLWTTVAGLPTTSPTPLGDGLVMRAGEGRSLSATAELRGTPWLFTLEEPLTAVLARPRGVVGSIAALSVLLMIAGAAASWAIGRRMARPITQLTAAAESIARGDYRSRVAEGRADEIGRLARAFNAMTAEVDASQRELARQYSDARTVARELERSMRAVEAARDEAERANRAKSDFLAVMSHELRTPLNAISGYAELMQLGIYGPVTDEQTQALTRIARSQQHLLGLINDVLNFAKLNASKVQYDIRDVPVREAVSSVETMIAPQIAAKSMRYACSPGDSDVAVRADRDKLQQILLNLLSNAVKFTPSGGSVTVECVADGDTVHVSVRDTGVGIARDRLAHVFEPFVQVDRALNRPHEGVGLGLAISHDLALGMGGTLLAESTIGEGSVFTLVLPRAGTSMAASAEGGVLSAERR, encoded by the coding sequence ATGACCGACGCAGGTCGCGGACTCTCCATCGAAAGACGGCTGCCGTTGCTCATGACGGCAGTGCTGGCCGCGGTCCTCGCGACGTCGCTGGTGCTCACGTACCGGACGCTCGCGAGCACCGCGCGCGCCACCACCGCCGCCCGGCTGCAGCAGGTGGCGCGTCTGCTGACGAGCATGTCGGAGCAGACGCAGCGACAGCGTGCGGCAACGCTGTCGCGCGCCGCGCGCGACTCGACGCTCGTGGGCGTGCTCCGTCGCGCGGCGGCCGGCGCGTCGCTCTCGGCAGCCGCCATCGACTCCGCGCGCGCGGTGCTCACGCGCCTCGAGCTCCCGAACGACTCGGGGCTTCCCGCGACGCTGGTCACGGCGGACGGCCGCCCGGTCGCGAAGCTCGGCCTCGCCGTCGAGCCGCCGCCCGTTCCGGAGCTCACGCCGGCCAGCCTGCCTAACGCGCGCGGCGACTCGGTGCACACCGGCCCGCCGTTCCAGGCCGGAGGCCGCGTCTATTACCACGTCGTCGTGCCGGTGCACGATGGCCCCCAGCGGCTCGGCTACATCGTGCTCCTCCGCCGGCTCTCGAACAATCCGAGCGTCGTTCGGCAGCTGCACGATCTCATCGGCGAGGACGCGGCGCTCTACATCCACCAGCGCGAGAATCCGCTGTGGACGACCGTCGCCGGGCTGCCGACCACGTCGCCGACGCCGCTCGGCGACGGGCTCGTCATGCGTGCCGGCGAAGGGCGGAGCCTCTCGGCGACGGCCGAGTTGCGCGGGACGCCGTGGCTGTTCACGCTCGAGGAGCCGCTCACCGCGGTGCTCGCGCGCCCGCGCGGCGTCGTCGGGAGCATCGCCGCGCTCAGCGTGTTGCTCATGATCGCCGGTGCCGCGGCGTCGTGGGCCATCGGCCGGCGCATGGCACGACCGATCACGCAGCTCACCGCCGCCGCCGAGTCCATCGCGCGCGGCGACTATCGCTCGCGCGTGGCCGAGGGACGCGCCGACGAGATCGGGCGGCTCGCACGCGCGTTCAACGCGATGACGGCCGAGGTGGACGCGTCGCAGCGCGAGCTCGCGCGGCAGTACTCGGACGCGCGCACGGTCGCCCGGGAGCTGGAGCGCTCGATGCGCGCCGTCGAGGCCGCGCGCGACGAGGCCGAGCGCGCGAACCGCGCGAAGAGCGACTTCCTCGCCGTCATGAGCCACGAGCTGCGGACACCGCTGAACGCGATCAGCGGATACGCGGAGCTGATGCAGCTCGGCATCTACGGCCCGGTCACCGACGAGCAGACGCAGGCGCTCACCCGCATCGCGCGCAGCCAGCAGCACCTCCTCGGTCTCATCAACGACGTGCTGAACTTCGCGAAGCTGAACGCGTCGAAGGTACAGTACGACATTCGCGACGTGCCGGTTCGCGAGGCGGTGAGCAGCGTGGAGACGATGATCGCGCCGCAGATCGCCGCGAAGTCGATGCGCTACGCCTGCTCGCCCGGCGACTCCGACGTCGCGGTGCGCGCCGACCGCGACAAGCTGCAGCAGATCCTGCTCAACCTGCTGTCGAACGCGGTGAAGTTCACGCCGTCCGGCGGCAGCGTCACGGTGGAGTGCGTGGCCGACGGCGACACCGTGCACGTCTCGGTGCGCGACACGGGCGTCGGCATCGCGCGCGATCGGCTCGCGCACGTCTTCGAGCCGTTCGTGCAGGTGGACCGCGCGCTCAATCGCCCGCACGAGGGGGTCGGCCTCGGCCTCGCGATCAGCCACGACCTCGCGCTCGGCATGGGTGGCACGCTGCTCGCCGAGAGCACGATCGGCGAGGGGTCCGTGTTCACGCTCGTCCTGCCGCGCGCCGGCACGAGCATGGCGGCGAGCGCGGAGGGCGGAGTGCTCAGCGCGGAGCGCCGCTGA
- a CDS encoding HDOD domain-containing protein, translated as MSPAPAPAAPSAPEDVYVRRILAAEDFPAFSKVMTDLMSSLRDDDASAQRLANLVLRDYALTVKVIRTANTVHYNRSGRTVQSATHALMLLGARTVRDLASALLLFEHYRRRSPGMKELMLLSLLTGAQAREAAARSGGADPETAQLCGMFRNLGEVLVAAYLPTDYAEVLRRTPEMRTGADGVVAPGGMARARTQAALAHLGCTFEDIGVAISRHWGMPDVVRRGMRATGAAGEDPLELATAFGHDLATAIHREDETSSRDGVGRVLHVFGKRLDLKRETLAAIADAAVAETKDVFASARVALDDLKLGRQIARALTEVVASGDAPAETVTPVAPHAAVSCDDAHPHQPPVSGPALAALRDRLVADVASAVADVGAYEIQRALLVALEAALRGGPFDRACFCSVDVRRGELRARFGLGDAVERLVEQLALPLVGGTTALAQVLLRGEESLLSLGNRVSLQEAQLLRAWGAASAGMFPVTVDGTTIGAIYVDRRSAASALDGPTLAYLRRIVESASHALALRRARTAPASANAASAPSAPSAPSAPAAPPPEALGAPPAHAAVPAAARAELVLRVLRGETLENVAAAGDVTVAELSHWREEFLAGAVARLAAV; from the coding sequence ATGAGCCCCGCCCCAGCCCCCGCTGCACCGTCCGCCCCCGAGGACGTCTACGTCCGCCGCATCCTCGCCGCGGAGGACTTTCCGGCGTTCTCGAAGGTGATGACCGACCTCATGTCGTCGCTGCGCGACGACGACGCGTCGGCGCAGCGGCTGGCGAACCTGGTGCTGCGCGACTACGCGCTCACCGTGAAGGTCATCCGCACGGCGAACACGGTGCACTACAACCGCTCGGGGCGGACGGTGCAGAGCGCGACGCACGCGCTCATGCTGCTGGGCGCGCGCACCGTGCGGGACCTCGCGAGCGCGCTGCTGCTGTTCGAGCACTACCGCCGGCGCTCGCCGGGGATGAAGGAGCTCATGCTGCTCTCGCTGCTCACCGGCGCGCAGGCCCGCGAGGCGGCGGCGCGCAGCGGAGGAGCGGACCCGGAGACGGCGCAGCTCTGCGGCATGTTCCGCAACCTCGGCGAGGTGCTCGTCGCCGCGTACCTGCCGACGGACTACGCCGAGGTGCTGCGCCGCACGCCCGAGATGCGCACCGGCGCGGACGGCGTCGTGGCGCCCGGCGGCATGGCGCGCGCGCGCACGCAAGCCGCCCTCGCGCACCTCGGGTGCACGTTCGAGGACATCGGCGTCGCGATCTCGCGGCACTGGGGGATGCCCGACGTCGTGCGGCGCGGCATGCGCGCCACCGGTGCCGCCGGGGAGGATCCGCTGGAGCTCGCGACGGCATTCGGGCACGACCTCGCGACCGCGATCCACCGCGAGGACGAGACGTCGTCGCGCGACGGCGTGGGGCGCGTGCTGCACGTGTTCGGCAAACGGCTGGACCTCAAGCGCGAGACGCTCGCGGCGATCGCCGACGCGGCGGTGGCGGAGACGAAGGACGTGTTCGCGAGCGCGCGCGTGGCGCTCGACGACCTGAAGCTCGGGCGGCAGATCGCGCGCGCCTTGACCGAGGTGGTCGCGAGCGGCGACGCGCCGGCGGAGACCGTCACGCCGGTGGCGCCGCACGCGGCGGTGAGCTGCGACGATGCGCATCCGCACCAGCCGCCGGTGAGCGGGCCGGCGCTCGCCGCGCTGCGCGATCGGCTCGTCGCCGACGTCGCGTCGGCGGTGGCGGACGTGGGCGCGTACGAGATCCAGCGCGCGCTGCTCGTCGCGCTCGAGGCGGCGCTGCGCGGCGGCCCGTTCGACCGCGCGTGCTTCTGCTCCGTGGACGTGCGGCGCGGCGAGCTGCGCGCGCGCTTCGGGCTCGGCGACGCCGTGGAGCGGCTCGTCGAGCAGCTCGCGCTGCCGCTGGTCGGCGGCACGACGGCCCTCGCGCAGGTGCTGCTGCGCGGCGAGGAATCGCTGCTGTCGCTCGGCAACCGCGTGTCGCTGCAGGAGGCGCAGCTGCTGCGCGCGTGGGGCGCGGCGAGCGCGGGGATGTTCCCCGTCACCGTCGACGGCACGACGATCGGCGCGATCTACGTCGACCGCCGGAGCGCGGCGTCGGCGCTCGACGGCCCGACGCTCGCCTACCTGCGGCGCATCGTCGAGAGCGCATCGCACGCGCTGGCGCTCCGGCGGGCGCGCACGGCGCCCGCGTCGGCGAATGCGGCGAGCGCGCCCAGCGCGCCGAGCGCGCCGAGCGCGCCGGCCGCGCCGCCTCCCGAAGCGTTAGGCGCTCCTCCCGCGCATGCGGCCGTGCCGGCGGCGGCGCGCGCCGAGCTGGTGCTGCGCGTGCTGCGCGGCGAGACGCTCGAGAACGTGGCGGCCGCCGGCGACGTCACCGTCGCGGAGCTGTCGCACTGGCGCGAGGAGTTCCTCGCCGGCGCGGTGGCGCGGCTGGCGGCGGTCTGA
- a CDS encoding HD domain-containing protein — translation MEIIRDPLWNNVRVDPVALRLVDTPVFQRLRYVRQLGLAFLVYPGATHSRFEHALGAYHLAGTTLAMLAERGELRRLPEDEPAIVRAAALLHDVGHYPFSHALEEIGVPHHERVGRPLVTDGEVGDLLRALIGPDAPERVYALMIGAGESPLQGLISGSLDLDKIEYLKRDALMCGVPYGEIDVDRLLNALVVADDPATGRPAVALREKGLSALESLLFAKYQMYRNVYWHHAVRAATSMYKRLVDEALRAGAIDPDALVGYTDEGLLHALDERAPSPLLDALRARRLHKRALECPAAEFDESFGDWMVHDRDLTVAVEDALARELGLAPGELLLDYPAKTQMLGLDLPVLRRGGTVHRLTAAGWEGAINLPTLSEQLYRSARWLRVFVARPVAVPRDALVQTLQRPAEELRARVDAGGPLLA, via the coding sequence ATGGAGATCATCCGCGACCCGCTGTGGAACAACGTCCGCGTCGACCCCGTCGCCCTGCGGCTCGTCGACACGCCGGTATTCCAGCGGTTGCGGTACGTCCGGCAGCTCGGCCTCGCGTTCCTCGTGTATCCCGGAGCGACCCACTCGCGCTTCGAGCACGCGCTCGGCGCCTATCACCTCGCCGGGACCACGCTCGCCATGCTGGCCGAGCGCGGCGAGCTGCGGCGGCTGCCGGAGGACGAGCCGGCGATCGTGCGCGCCGCGGCGCTCCTGCATGACGTCGGACACTACCCGTTCTCGCACGCGCTCGAGGAGATCGGCGTGCCGCATCACGAGCGCGTCGGGCGGCCGCTGGTGACCGACGGGGAGGTCGGCGATCTGCTGCGCGCGCTGATCGGGCCCGACGCGCCGGAGCGGGTCTACGCACTCATGATCGGCGCCGGCGAGAGCCCGCTGCAGGGGCTCATCTCCGGCTCGCTCGACCTCGACAAGATCGAGTACCTGAAGCGCGACGCGCTGATGTGCGGCGTGCCGTACGGCGAGATCGACGTCGACCGGCTGCTGAACGCGCTCGTCGTGGCCGACGACCCCGCGACGGGCCGTCCCGCCGTCGCGCTGCGCGAGAAGGGGCTCTCGGCGCTGGAGTCGCTGCTGTTCGCGAAGTACCAGATGTACCGCAACGTGTACTGGCACCACGCCGTGCGCGCGGCGACGTCGATGTACAAGCGGCTGGTGGACGAGGCGCTGCGCGCCGGCGCGATCGACCCCGACGCGCTCGTCGGCTACACCGACGAGGGGCTGTTGCACGCGCTCGACGAGCGCGCCCCGTCGCCGCTGCTCGACGCGCTGCGCGCGCGGCGGCTGCACAAGCGCGCGCTGGAGTGTCCGGCCGCGGAGTTCGACGAGTCGTTCGGCGACTGGATGGTGCACGACCGCGACCTCACCGTCGCCGTGGAGGACGCGCTCGCGCGGGAGCTCGGCCTCGCGCCCGGCGAGCTGCTGCTCGACTATCCGGCGAAGACGCAGATGCTCGGCCTCGACCTGCCCGTGCTGCGGCGCGGCGGCACCGTGCACCGCCTAACGGCGGCGGGCTGGGAGGGCGCCATCAATCTGCCGACGCTGTCGGAGCAGCTCTATCGGTCGGCGCGATGGCTGCGCGTGTTCGTGGCGCGACCGGTGGCGGTGCCGCGCGACGCACTCGTGCAGACGCTGCAGCGACCCGCCGAGGAGCTGCGCGCGCGGGTGGACGCCGGCGGGCCGCTGCTCGCCTAA
- a CDS encoding Stp1/IreP family PP2C-type Ser/Thr phosphatase, producing MAARTDVGRIRQGNEDSLYADASESRGLFIVADGMGGHAAGEVASEMAVAIIADELTALETLDAPDSQGRVAEALRRANDAIYRRTVLEADKQGMGTTASVLVLSDSGYVIGQVGDSRIYLLRDGVLRQLTKDHSYVQEQVDAGFLTPEQARYHPYSNVITRCVGANEAVEPDVFAGPVQSGDVFLVASDGLTGMVDDRRLQQLLSSNAQPRRVVDALIAEANGRGGLDNITAVLVQVHAVNAPGRD from the coding sequence GTGGCCGCCCGGACGGATGTCGGTCGCATCCGGCAGGGGAACGAAGACAGCCTCTACGCCGACGCCTCGGAGAGCCGCGGGCTCTTCATCGTCGCCGACGGAATGGGCGGGCACGCGGCCGGCGAGGTGGCCAGCGAGATGGCCGTCGCGATCATCGCCGACGAGCTCACGGCGCTGGAGACCCTCGACGCGCCCGACTCGCAGGGGCGCGTGGCCGAGGCGCTGCGTCGCGCGAACGACGCGATCTACCGCCGCACGGTCCTCGAGGCCGACAAGCAGGGCATGGGCACCACGGCGTCCGTGCTCGTCCTCTCCGACAGCGGCTACGTCATCGGCCAGGTCGGCGACTCGCGCATCTACCTGCTGCGCGACGGCGTGCTCCGCCAGCTCACGAAGGACCATTCGTACGTGCAGGAGCAGGTCGACGCGGGGTTCCTCACCCCGGAGCAGGCGCGCTACCACCCGTACTCGAACGTCATCACGCGGTGCGTCGGCGCGAACGAGGCGGTGGAGCCCGACGTCTTCGCGGGCCCGGTGCAGTCGGGCGACGTGTTCCTCGTCGCGAGCGACGGTCTCACCGGCATGGTGGACGACCGCCGGCTGCAGCAGCTCCTGTCGTCGAACGCGCAGCCGCGACGCGTGGTCGACGCGCTCATCGCCGAGGCGAACGGCCGCGGAGGACTCGACAACATCACCGCGGTGCTCGTGCAGGTGCACGCGGTGAACGCGCCCGGGCGTGACTGA
- a CDS encoding ABC transporter ATP-binding protein has product MSGHEDEVLGAAYDARLARRLLRYVRPYGPLAAAAVLLLCGAGALQLVGPAITRWVVDVALPAHDLAGVRRAALLFVVALVAEFGFGYGETVLTALLGQRVMRDLRDELFAHLQRLPVAFFDRSPVGRLVTRVTSDVEALNELFTSGVVAGLGDLFTLLAIGVMMFVVDWRLALAALAAIPGVLLASRLFQRSVRGAYRDIRTRLARINAFLQERLTGMRVVQAFGRERAERDTFDGLNRAHLDAHLKSITAYALYFPAVELLTTIALALIIVAAADRVHRGLLSVGTVAAFLQLVRRFFQPLQDLSEKYNILQAAMAAAERIFELLDTPVGGGSSTLSAPRSALALPSVGASVERGVGSGEGVTVSFQDVWFHYDTGSATPDWVLKGVSFEARPNETVAIVGHTGAGKSTIVNLLMRFYEPQRGRITVAFGDGPAVDVRELAVDTLRSLVGYVQQDIFLFAGDVASNVRLSSAIDDAGVRAALASVGADRVVARLPGELSYALGERGASLSVGERQLLAFARAVAADPALLLLDEATSAVDSESEALIQRALATLMRGRTTIAIAHRLTTIVGADQILVLHHGQVVERGTHAALLARRGLYERLYRLQVGESHAAPVAATQAVT; this is encoded by the coding sequence ATGTCGGGTCACGAGGACGAAGTACTCGGGGCCGCCTACGACGCGCGCCTCGCCCGCCGGCTGCTTCGGTACGTGCGGCCGTACGGTCCGCTCGCCGCGGCGGCGGTGCTGCTGCTGTGCGGCGCGGGCGCGCTGCAGCTCGTCGGCCCGGCGATCACGCGCTGGGTGGTCGACGTCGCGCTGCCTGCGCACGACCTCGCCGGCGTGCGCCGCGCCGCGCTCCTGTTCGTCGTCGCGCTCGTGGCCGAGTTCGGGTTCGGGTACGGCGAGACCGTGCTCACGGCGCTGCTCGGTCAGCGCGTGATGCGCGACCTGCGCGACGAGCTGTTCGCGCACCTGCAGCGGCTCCCCGTCGCGTTCTTCGACCGCTCGCCGGTGGGGCGGCTCGTCACGCGCGTGACGTCGGACGTCGAGGCGCTGAACGAGCTGTTCACGAGCGGCGTCGTCGCGGGCCTCGGCGACCTGTTCACGCTGCTCGCGATCGGCGTCATGATGTTCGTGGTCGACTGGCGGCTCGCGCTCGCGGCGCTCGCGGCGATCCCGGGCGTGCTGCTCGCGTCGCGCCTGTTCCAGCGCAGCGTGCGCGGCGCGTACCGCGACATCCGCACGCGGCTGGCGCGGATCAACGCGTTCCTGCAGGAGCGGCTCACGGGCATGCGCGTGGTGCAGGCGTTCGGCCGCGAGCGCGCGGAGCGCGACACGTTCGACGGGCTCAATCGCGCGCACCTCGACGCGCATCTGAAGTCGATCACGGCGTACGCGCTGTACTTCCCGGCGGTCGAGCTGCTGACGACGATCGCGCTCGCGCTGATCATCGTCGCGGCGGCGGACCGCGTGCACCGCGGCCTGCTGAGCGTCGGCACGGTCGCGGCGTTCCTCCAGCTCGTGCGCCGCTTCTTCCAGCCGCTCCAGGATCTGTCGGAGAAGTACAACATCCTGCAGGCCGCGATGGCGGCGGCGGAGCGGATCTTCGAGCTGCTCGATACGCCCGTCGGCGGAGGCTCGTCCACGCTCTCCGCTCCACGCTCCGCGCTCGCTCTCCCGTCCGTCGGAGCGAGCGTGGAGCGCGGAGTGGGGAGCGGGGAGGGAGTCACGGTGTCGTTCCAGGACGTCTGGTTCCACTACGACACCGGATCGGCGACCCCGGACTGGGTGCTGAAAGGTGTCAGCTTCGAGGCGCGGCCTAACGAGACCGTCGCCATCGTCGGGCACACGGGGGCGGGGAAGTCGACGATCGTGAACCTGCTGATGCGCTTCTACGAGCCGCAGCGCGGGCGCATCACCGTCGCGTTCGGCGACGGGCCGGCGGTGGACGTGCGCGAGCTGGCGGTCGACACGCTGCGATCGCTCGTCGGCTACGTGCAGCAGGACATCTTCCTGTTCGCCGGCGACGTCGCGTCGAACGTGCGGCTGTCGAGCGCCATCGACGATGCCGGCGTCCGCGCCGCGCTCGCGAGCGTCGGCGCGGACCGCGTCGTCGCGCGGCTGCCCGGCGAGCTGTCGTACGCGCTCGGCGAGCGCGGCGCGTCGCTCAGCGTGGGCGAGCGGCAGCTGCTCGCGTTCGCGCGCGCGGTCGCCGCCGATCCCGCGCTGCTGCTGCTCGACGAGGCGACGAGCGCGGTCGACAGCGAGTCGGAGGCGCTCATCCAGCGGGCACTCGCGACGCTCATGCGTGGGCGCACGACGATCGCGATCGCGCATCGCCTCACGACGATCGTCGGCGCGGACCAGATCCTCGTGCTGCATCACGGGCAGGTCGTGGAGCGTGGCACGCACGCCGCACTCCTCGCGCGACGCGGCTTGTACGAGCGGCTGTACCGTCTGCAGGTGGGTGAGTCGCACGCGGCCCCGGTGGCCGCGACGCAGGCCGTGACGTAG
- a CDS encoding GlsB/YeaQ/YmgE family stress response membrane protein has protein sequence MGILAWIILGLIAGAIAKAIMPGRDPGGFIVTALIGIVGAVIGGFVGNMLFGIGGVSGVDIRSILIAVVGALVLLWIYRMATGRRAV, from the coding sequence ATGGGAATCCTCGCTTGGATCATTCTCGGGCTCATCGCCGGTGCGATCGCGAAGGCGATCATGCCTGGCCGTGACCCCGGCGGTTTCATCGTGACGGCGCTCATCGGTATCGTCGGCGCGGTGATCGGTGGCTTCGTCGGCAACATGCTGTTCGGCATCGGCGGCGTTTCCGGCGTCGACATCCGCAGCATCCTCATCGCCGTGGTCGGCGCGCTCGTGCTGCTCTGGATCTATCGCATGGCGACGGGCCGCCGGGCAGTCTGA
- the uvrA gene encoding excinuclease ABC subunit UvrA: MKDRIVVRGARQHNLKGFDLEIPRRSYTVITGPSGSGKSSLAFDTIYAEGQRRYVESLSAYARQFLERMDKPDVDAVEGLSPAVAIEQKNPTKTSRSTVGTATEIYDYLRLLWARVGRTFCPVCGREMRPDTVQSASDAVLALPAGTRFAVAFPLRLSDKVTHAVVAENLRAQGFLRVHVNGETRHLDDVEAAGLDLTRAKELLVIVDRLAVGPEAAGRLSDAFGTAFREGDGDAVVLLAEGKPMRFTERFECPNDGTRLPAPSPQLFSFNNPRGACPTCNGFGAVLEYDEALVVPYPERTLRDGAIGPFTAPRYEAERRKLADFARREGIPMDVPWSSLTKAQRDLLLHTKTRGFVGAFPFLRSKEEKRYKQYIRVFLRQYQSAQECPTCHGTKLKPEALQVRVADRSIADVSDMPVDRLLEWVDALELTPFEKQIAEHVLKEAKERVRFLCDVGLTYLSLNRATRTLSGGESQRIGLANSLGSSLVDTLYVLDEPSIGLHSRDMERLLRLLHRLRDGGNTVLVVEHDPEAIEVADYMVELGPESGEKGGYVVFAGPIARVAESPLTGAYLTGRKSIPVPAERRRLGPRWLTLEGAREHNLKGVDIRVPLGALTVVTGVSGSGKSTLVHDVLYRALEQTITGEHSAKQHLGEKVGRFDRMTGWEGIDDVVLVDQSPIGRSPRSNPVTYIKAYDEIRRIFAAQPLSKQRGFTASTFSFNTAGGRCEHCEGAGYLEVEMVFMADVFVPCDACGGKRFKPEVLEVSVRGKTIHDVLQLTVDEAIRFFPREEKLGQALWQLQQVGLGYLRLGQPATTLSGGEAQRVKIARELNASAKSKGRKLYVMDEPTTGLHLEDIRKLADVMDRLVDAGHTLVLIEHNLDVIKLADWVIDLGPDAGDRGGEIVAMGRPEEIMAEPRSHTGRFLRRVLPGPAAAPSNSVELPAPPRPRTRRARAS, from the coding sequence GTGAAAGATCGCATAGTCGTCCGCGGCGCGCGCCAGCACAACCTCAAGGGGTTCGACCTCGAGATCCCGCGGCGCAGCTACACCGTCATCACCGGCCCCTCGGGGTCGGGGAAGTCGTCGCTCGCGTTCGACACGATCTACGCCGAGGGGCAGCGCCGATACGTGGAGTCGCTCTCGGCGTACGCCCGGCAGTTCCTCGAGCGGATGGACAAGCCCGACGTCGACGCCGTCGAGGGGCTCTCCCCCGCCGTCGCGATCGAGCAGAAGAACCCGACGAAGACGTCGCGGTCGACCGTCGGCACCGCGACGGAGATCTACGACTACCTCCGCCTGCTGTGGGCGCGCGTCGGTCGCACGTTCTGCCCGGTTTGCGGCCGCGAGATGCGCCCCGACACGGTCCAGTCGGCGAGCGACGCCGTGCTCGCGCTCCCGGCCGGGACGCGCTTCGCCGTCGCCTTCCCGCTGCGGCTCTCCGACAAGGTCACCCACGCCGTCGTCGCCGAGAACCTGCGCGCCCAGGGGTTCCTCCGCGTGCACGTCAACGGCGAGACCCGCCACCTCGACGACGTGGAGGCGGCCGGGCTCGATCTCACGCGCGCGAAGGAGCTGCTCGTCATCGTCGACCGGCTCGCCGTCGGTCCGGAGGCCGCGGGCCGGCTGTCGGACGCGTTCGGCACCGCGTTCCGCGAGGGCGACGGCGACGCCGTCGTGCTGCTCGCCGAGGGCAAGCCGATGCGCTTCACCGAGCGCTTCGAGTGCCCGAACGACGGCACGCGGCTCCCCGCGCCGTCGCCGCAGCTCTTCTCGTTCAACAACCCGCGCGGCGCCTGCCCGACGTGCAACGGCTTCGGCGCGGTGCTCGAGTACGACGAGGCGCTCGTCGTTCCGTACCCCGAGCGCACGCTGCGCGACGGCGCGATCGGCCCGTTCACGGCGCCCCGCTACGAGGCGGAGCGGCGCAAGCTCGCCGACTTCGCGCGCCGCGAGGGGATCCCGATGGACGTGCCGTGGTCGTCGCTGACGAAGGCGCAGCGCGACCTCCTGCTGCACACGAAGACGCGTGGCTTCGTCGGCGCGTTCCCGTTCCTCCGCTCCAAGGAGGAGAAGCGCTACAAGCAGTACATCCGCGTCTTCCTGCGGCAGTACCAGTCGGCGCAGGAGTGCCCCACGTGCCACGGCACCAAGCTCAAGCCCGAGGCGCTGCAGGTGCGCGTCGCGGACCGGAGCATCGCCGACGTGTCGGACATGCCGGTCGACCGGCTGCTCGAGTGGGTCGACGCGCTGGAGCTGACGCCGTTCGAGAAGCAGATCGCGGAGCACGTGCTGAAAGAGGCGAAGGAGCGCGTGCGCTTCCTCTGCGACGTGGGCCTCACGTACCTCTCGCTGAACCGCGCCACGCGCACGCTGTCGGGCGGCGAGTCGCAGCGCATCGGCCTCGCGAACTCGTTGGGCTCCTCGCTCGTCGACACGCTGTACGTGCTCGACGAGCCGTCGATCGGGCTGCACTCGCGCGACATGGAGCGGCTGCTCCGGCTGCTGCACCGACTGCGCGACGGCGGCAACACGGTGCTCGTCGTGGAGCACGACCCGGAGGCGATCGAGGTCGCGGACTACATGGTGGAGCTGGGCCCCGAGAGCGGCGAGAAGGGCGGATACGTCGTCTTCGCCGGCCCCATCGCGCGCGTCGCGGAGAGCCCGCTCACCGGCGCGTACCTCACCGGCCGCAAGTCGATTCCCGTCCCCGCGGAGCGCCGGCGGCTCGGGCCGCGCTGGCTCACGCTCGAGGGCGCGCGCGAGCACAACCTCAAGGGCGTCGACATCCGCGTGCCGTTAGGCGCGCTCACCGTCGTCACGGGTGTGTCGGGATCGGGCAAGAGCACGCTCGTCCACGACGTGCTCTATCGCGCGCTGGAGCAGACGATCACGGGCGAGCACTCGGCCAAGCAGCACCTCGGCGAGAAGGTCGGACGCTTCGACCGCATGACGGGCTGGGAGGGAATCGACGACGTGGTGCTCGTCGACCAGAGCCCGATCGGCCGCTCGCCGCGCTCCAACCCGGTCACGTACATCAAGGCGTACGACGAGATCCGCCGCATCTTCGCCGCGCAGCCGCTGTCCAAGCAGCGCGGATTCACGGCCAGCACGTTCAGCTTCAACACCGCGGGCGGACGCTGCGAGCACTGCGAGGGCGCCGGCTATCTCGAGGTCGAGATGGTGTTCATGGCCGACGTGTTCGTCCCGTGCGACGCGTGCGGCGGCAAGCGGTTCAAGCCGGAGGTGCTCGAGGTCTCGGTGCGCGGCAAGACGATCCACGACGTCCTGCAGCTCACGGTCGACGAGGCGATCCGTTTCTTCCCGCGCGAGGAGAAGCTGGGCCAGGCGCTGTGGCAGCTGCAGCAGGTGGGACTCGGCTACCTGCGGCTCGGCCAGCCGGCGACGACGCTCTCCGGCGGCGAGGCGCAGCGCGTGAAGATCGCCCGCGAGCTGAACGCGTCGGCGAAGAGCAAGGGGCGCAAGCTCTACGTCATGGACGAGCCGACGACGGGGCTGCACCTCGAGGACATCCGCAAGCTCGCCGACGTCATGGACCGGCTCGTCGATGCCGGCCATACGCTCGTGCTCATCGAGCACAACCTCGACGTCATCAAGCTCGCCGACTGGGTCATCGACCTCGGCCCCGACGCCGGCGACCGCGGCGGCGAGATCGTGGCGATGGGGCGGCCGGAGGAGATCATGGCCGAGCCGCGGTCGCACACCGGACGGTTCCTGCGGCGGGTCCTGCCCGGACCGGCCGCGGCCCCGTCGAACAGCGTCGAGCTGCCCGCGCCACCGCGTCCGCGCACCCGTCGCGCGAGGGCGTCGTAG